One stretch of Sporocytophaga myxococcoides DSM 11118 DNA includes these proteins:
- the mltG gene encoding endolytic transglycosylase MltG: MAKKKKIKKSYKAESSGIPFKWYAWGALALSILTLYYVFLFPNFKSRSEKFYYYLPGRASSHYLADLLKEENVLKSSLTFKLVATLFDVNADEGLYEFKKGWNNLQILFYLKGKPAKEAMSIDIPVIRSRKKLINLLSKEIGVEADSLRAALKDTTYLKELSGLDKEAFYSVFLPGELKVYKTCDSYQLIDFVYSRYEQFWNNWRAEKAEAAGLLPEEVVILSSIVYSESKLKEEMPMIAGLYINRLNNNMRLESDPTVVFAHNKFDIRRVFNKHKQVKSKYNTYRNKGLPPGPISTIPLYVIDSVLNFVPHEFIYFCAKDDMSGCHVFAETFEEHKKNAILYQKKLDSLKVK, from the coding sequence ATGGCAAAGAAGAAAAAAATAAAAAAAAGTTATAAGGCAGAGTCATCAGGCATACCATTTAAATGGTATGCCTGGGGGGCTTTGGCTTTATCCATTCTGACCTTGTATTATGTTTTTCTTTTTCCAAATTTCAAATCCCGTTCTGAAAAATTCTATTACTATCTTCCAGGCAGAGCTTCTTCACATTACCTTGCAGATTTGCTCAAAGAAGAAAATGTATTAAAGTCGTCCCTGACTTTTAAACTGGTAGCGACACTGTTTGACGTAAATGCCGATGAAGGCCTTTATGAATTTAAAAAAGGCTGGAATAATCTTCAGATCCTTTTTTATCTGAAAGGAAAGCCTGCTAAAGAAGCAATGTCCATTGATATTCCTGTAATAAGAAGTCGTAAGAAATTAATAAATCTGTTGTCTAAGGAAATCGGCGTAGAAGCAGATTCTTTAAGGGCAGCATTAAAGGATACTACCTATTTAAAGGAACTTTCAGGGTTGGATAAGGAAGCATTTTACAGTGTGTTTTTACCTGGTGAATTAAAGGTTTATAAAACATGTGACAGCTATCAATTGATAGACTTCGTTTATAGCAGGTATGAACAATTTTGGAACAACTGGAGGGCTGAAAAAGCTGAGGCGGCAGGATTACTTCCTGAAGAAGTTGTGATCTTGTCTTCTATTGTTTATTCGGAATCAAAATTAAAAGAAGAAATGCCAATGATTGCCGGTCTCTATATTAACAGATTAAATAATAATATGAGACTGGAATCAGATCCAACTGTTGTATTTGCACATAATAAATTTGACATTCGCAGGGTGTTTAATAAGCACAAACAGGTCAAGTCAAAGTACAATACTTACAGAAATAAAGGCTTGCCTCCCGGGCCGATAAGCACGATTCCATTATATGTGATAGATTCTGTGCTCAACTTTGTACCACATGAATTCATATATTTTTGTGCGAAAGATGATATGTCGGGATGCCATGTGTTTGCAGAGACCTTTGAAGAGCATAAGAAAAATGCCATCTTATATCAAAAAAAGCTTGACAGCCTGAAAGTAAAATAA
- a CDS encoding histone deacetylase family protein: MLKIAWSKEFNHPLPEGHRFPMIKYDLIPEQLLYEGTINSGNLFQPTFLNEENILLTHKEEYWRKLRHLELSPAEIRRTGFPLSKELIDREVIIMGGTHEASLFARKYGVALNVAGGTHHAYTDKGEGFCLLNDNAISANILIDQKLATKILIIDLDVHQGDGTAEIFKNKNEVFTFSMHGANNFPAKKEKSDLDIPLPDKTGDKEYLKILDITLNNLFEKVQPDFIFYQSGVDVLSTDKLGKLGLSREGCKQRDFMVLDLCKRNKIPLTISMGGGYSENIKDIIEAHCNTFRLAQSIFF; the protein is encoded by the coding sequence TTGCTGAAAATAGCCTGGTCTAAAGAATTTAATCATCCTCTTCCGGAAGGTCATAGGTTTCCTATGATTAAATATGACCTCATACCGGAACAATTGCTTTATGAAGGAACAATTAACTCAGGAAATTTATTCCAGCCCACTTTTTTAAATGAAGAAAATATACTCTTAACTCATAAGGAAGAATATTGGCGCAAGCTTAGACATCTTGAATTGTCCCCGGCTGAAATAAGAAGGACTGGCTTTCCTTTAAGCAAAGAACTAATTGATAGAGAGGTAATCATTATGGGAGGGACCCATGAAGCATCTCTGTTTGCTAGAAAGTATGGTGTCGCATTGAATGTTGCCGGTGGTACACATCATGCTTATACAGATAAAGGGGAAGGATTTTGTCTGTTAAATGATAACGCCATTAGTGCTAATATTTTGATAGATCAAAAGCTTGCAACTAAAATATTGATAATAGATCTTGATGTGCACCAAGGGGATGGGACTGCTGAGATTTTTAAAAATAAAAATGAGGTTTTTACATTCAGTATGCATGGTGCCAATAATTTTCCTGCAAAAAAAGAAAAATCGGACCTTGATATTCCTTTACCAGATAAGACAGGTGATAAAGAATATCTGAAGATATTGGATATCACTTTGAATAACTTGTTTGAAAAAGTTCAACCTGATTTTATATTTTATCAATCAGGTGTAGATGTATTGTCAACCGATAAGCTTGGGAAATTAGGCCTTTCCAGGGAAGGCTGTAAACAAAGAGATTTTATGGTTCTGGATCTTTGCAAAAGAAATAAAATTCCTCTTACAATAAGTATGGGTGGAGGCTATTCTGAGAACATCAAAGACATTATTGAAGCTCATTGCAATACCTTCAGACTGGCACAAAGTATATTTTTCTGA
- a CDS encoding MFS transporter — MNMIYFRLFYSNKKLLFVAILLTFFAGFGKTFLFSLYIPDMIKEFQLTTTGFALIYSIATITSGILVFYLGKLIDQTKIFTYSLMVAIGLVVSCSLLSFSYNLVFLFIAVLGMRLSGQGLMNHTSLTIISKRFKRCRGKALSLAIIGTPLGEAILPLVVAWGVHHYGWRPAIFYSSMVLAIVLIPAIFLLRQKNKVIEKFPGTKPKVKPQHSNKKWTIKKLFKDQRFYLVAFPVFILSFLVTTLMFFLVPIAQSKNCSPELIAFAFPFFASGNFISTFITGSLLDKISATKVFPYFLWPFAMSIITLLYINHPYAIFGAMFLAGASVGSGVTIESCMIAEIYGLKSLANLKSVFTSINILSTAIGPLITGILLDAGITFHLIFSVLILFIGLASLLSFKLQDEKIQLSFSKFAPIKTVKKLLIHK, encoded by the coding sequence ATGAACATGATTTACTTCAGGTTGTTTTATTCTAATAAAAAACTTCTCTTCGTTGCTATACTTCTCACATTTTTTGCAGGCTTCGGAAAGACTTTTCTTTTTTCATTATATATACCTGATATGATAAAAGAGTTTCAGCTGACAACAACTGGCTTTGCTCTTATATATTCAATTGCAACCATTACCAGTGGTATTTTAGTTTTCTATCTTGGTAAACTTATAGATCAGACTAAAATATTTACGTATTCATTGATGGTAGCCATTGGGCTTGTAGTATCCTGCAGTTTACTTTCCTTTTCATATAATCTTGTGTTCCTGTTTATTGCTGTATTGGGTATGCGACTTTCAGGACAAGGGCTTATGAATCATACTTCTTTAACAATCATAAGTAAGAGATTTAAAAGATGTAGAGGGAAAGCCCTAAGCCTTGCAATTATAGGCACTCCTCTTGGAGAAGCGATTCTTCCGCTGGTTGTAGCCTGGGGTGTACATCATTATGGGTGGAGACCGGCTATTTTTTACAGTTCAATGGTCTTGGCCATAGTACTGATTCCCGCTATATTTCTTTTGAGACAAAAAAATAAGGTCATCGAAAAATTCCCGGGTACTAAACCAAAAGTAAAACCACAGCATTCCAACAAAAAATGGACAATTAAAAAGCTTTTTAAAGATCAAAGATTTTATCTCGTTGCATTTCCTGTATTTATATTGTCGTTTCTGGTGACAACATTGATGTTTTTCCTTGTTCCGATAGCGCAAAGTAAAAACTGTTCACCCGAACTGATAGCCTTTGCGTTTCCATTCTTTGCATCCGGCAACTTCATTTCAACCTTTATTACTGGAAGTTTATTAGATAAAATAAGTGCTACCAAAGTGTTTCCATACTTTTTATGGCCATTTGCTATGTCCATTATTACCTTATTATATATCAATCATCCTTATGCAATTTTTGGCGCAATGTTTCTTGCCGGAGCTTCTGTAGGTTCTGGTGTTACAATTGAATCTTGCATGATTGCAGAGATATACGGATTAAAATCCCTTGCTAATCTTAAATCTGTATTTACTTCAATAAATATTTTAAGCACAGCTATCGGTCCTTTAATTACAGGAATTTTGCTAGATGCAGGCATTACATTCCATTTGATTTTCTCTGTATTAATATTATTTATAGGCCTGGCTTCTCTTCTCAGCTTCAAACTTCAGGATGAGAAGATTCAATTGTCTTTCAGCAAATTTGCACCAATCAAAACAGTTAAAAAATTACTAATTCATAAATAA
- a CDS encoding TolB family protein — MKKNNAFRRIVILLFFYLTIIFNAAYSQYVETGQDPSHLRWKQIVTKDFQIIYPVEIEEEAIRTSRSLEKVYLYVSYTLNHEPKKISVILHPQSSVSNAFVVWAPKRAEFYTIPDQDIYPQNWIDQLALHEFRHVVQLDKLNQGLTKILYFLLGQQAIGAVAGLYLPLWFLEGDAVVTETALSHTGRGRLPEFTMPLRSQVLQRKIYSYEKAYFGSYRDFVPNYYYLGYQLVGYTRNKYSPSVWSKSVDNAARRAYNPMPFNQGIKRTTGLSKWKLYDSCMYFLRDQWRFQKDSTILSGNLDTIQFNDTKTFTNYRFPQYLSDGKIVALKSGLGDIQQYVLIKPGNKEKTIFVPGYFNPQILSASHNKIVWAEYGFDKRWSNRIYSNLIVFNADKRSNKRIKLTRRKHLFAPAFSKDGSMIAAVEAKQYGKYCVSIFEAQSGKLIKEIYHPENDYPIMPAWNNDGSKLYAIMLDDDGKRIDEISISTSEFKTVFRSGYKDISQPLVSSNHIFFRSVYSGIDNIYAFRLNDSSVFQVTSVSYGAFDPCLNSTQDTLLFSSYTANGYQISSMPLDTTTWISLSDVKDQSVKLYPELVKQELGIPLPVLNPDSAAEESIIKKYRKGTHLFYLHSWAPLYINANTYEVNSGVTLFSQNKLSTAISKLAYLYNYSDRTGTAEGSFVYKGWFPVWSIAASRGQRLGLDTTGNDAVFKFQEDKLALSVSVPLNLTRGKYGQVITSTIYNYTSNYYRNSETPDYFKTGVKNIFEYDLRGSRYLKMAPRDLLPKWGQSFRLNYRQSPFGKFDYGNSFVGQAALLFPGILKHHSIRIDIGRQINENGSYIFSNYLLYPRGYFSQVNQKFSRIISEYRLPLCYPDWKVGPVLYLKRIKALLFYDYGEGKYKGNSRYYNSTGVELTGDMHLFNFVAPIELGARGIYFPDDQSVSVEFLFNINFSAL; from the coding sequence ATGAAGAAAAATAACGCATTCCGGAGAATCGTTATACTTTTATTTTTTTACTTAACAATAATTTTTAATGCTGCCTATTCTCAATATGTAGAAACGGGGCAGGATCCTTCTCATCTCAGGTGGAAACAAATAGTTACCAAGGATTTTCAAATCATATATCCTGTAGAAATTGAAGAGGAGGCTATACGAACTTCCCGTTCCCTGGAGAAGGTCTATCTCTATGTTTCTTATACATTGAATCATGAACCTAAAAAAATCTCTGTAATTCTCCATCCTCAGTCAAGTGTATCCAATGCATTTGTAGTATGGGCTCCTAAGAGGGCTGAATTTTATACTATTCCTGACCAGGATATCTATCCGCAAAACTGGATAGATCAACTGGCATTGCATGAATTCCGACACGTTGTACAACTTGATAAACTCAATCAGGGACTTACAAAGATTTTATATTTCTTGCTTGGCCAGCAAGCAATAGGGGCTGTTGCTGGTCTTTATCTGCCGCTCTGGTTTTTGGAAGGTGATGCAGTGGTCACAGAAACAGCTTTGTCTCATACTGGTCGAGGCAGGCTACCTGAATTTACTATGCCTCTGCGATCACAGGTACTTCAAAGAAAGATTTATAGTTATGAAAAAGCATATTTCGGTTCTTACCGTGACTTTGTACCTAATTACTATTATCTAGGGTACCAGCTTGTTGGGTATACAAGAAACAAATATTCTCCTTCTGTATGGAGTAAGTCGGTCGATAATGCTGCCAGAAGGGCTTATAACCCTATGCCCTTTAATCAAGGAATTAAAAGAACTACGGGATTATCTAAATGGAAACTTTATGATTCATGTATGTATTTTTTACGTGATCAATGGAGGTTTCAAAAAGATTCAACCATATTGTCAGGCAATCTGGATACAATACAGTTTAATGACACAAAAACTTTTACAAATTATCGTTTTCCTCAATACTTGTCTGATGGAAAGATTGTAGCTCTAAAGTCTGGTCTTGGAGATATTCAACAATATGTGTTAATAAAGCCTGGAAATAAAGAGAAAACTATATTTGTACCAGGTTATTTTAATCCTCAGATACTTTCTGCATCTCATAATAAAATTGTTTGGGCTGAATATGGATTTGACAAAAGATGGAGTAACAGAATTTATTCCAATCTTATAGTTTTTAATGCCGATAAAAGAAGTAATAAAAGGATAAAACTCACTCGAAGGAAACATCTCTTTGCTCCAGCTTTCTCAAAGGATGGAAGTATGATTGCAGCTGTAGAAGCAAAGCAATATGGGAAGTATTGTGTTTCCATTTTTGAAGCCCAATCTGGTAAATTAATCAAGGAGATTTATCATCCGGAAAATGATTATCCAATAATGCCTGCATGGAACAATGATGGGAGTAAGCTCTATGCAATTATGCTGGATGATGATGGCAAAAGGATTGATGAAATTTCAATCAGTACATCTGAATTCAAAACAGTTTTTAGATCTGGCTATAAAGATATATCGCAGCCTCTGGTGTCTTCTAATCATATTTTTTTCAGAAGTGTATATTCGGGTATTGATAACATTTACGCCTTTCGTTTAAATGATTCTTCGGTGTTTCAGGTGACATCTGTAAGTTATGGAGCCTTTGATCCTTGCTTAAATAGTACTCAGGATACTCTATTGTTTTCAAGCTATACAGCAAATGGATATCAGATTTCTAGTATGCCTTTAGACACTACAACTTGGATAAGTTTGAGCGATGTCAAAGATCAATCAGTAAAACTTTATCCTGAATTAGTAAAGCAGGAATTAGGTATTCCTCTGCCTGTTCTCAATCCAGACTCAGCTGCAGAAGAATCAATAATTAAAAAATATAGAAAAGGCACACATCTATTCTATCTGCATAGCTGGGCACCACTATACATCAATGCCAATACTTATGAAGTAAATTCGGGTGTGACATTATTTTCCCAGAACAAACTAAGCACAGCTATCAGTAAGTTAGCGTATTTGTATAACTATAGTGATAGGACTGGTACTGCAGAAGGTTCATTTGTTTATAAAGGTTGGTTTCCTGTCTGGTCCATCGCAGCTTCAAGAGGACAAAGACTCGGGCTGGATACTACGGGTAATGATGCAGTATTTAAATTTCAGGAGGATAAACTTGCTTTATCAGTATCTGTACCATTGAATTTGACAAGAGGTAAATATGGTCAGGTAATCACATCGACAATCTATAATTACACATCGAACTATTACAGGAATAGTGAAACACCTGATTATTTTAAGACAGGGGTAAAAAATATTTTTGAGTATGACCTAAGGGGATCCAGATATCTAAAGATGGCCCCTAGAGACCTATTACCAAAGTGGGGACAATCATTCAGATTGAACTATAGGCAATCACCATTTGGTAAATTTGACTATGGTAATTCCTTTGTAGGCCAGGCAGCCTTGTTATTCCCTGGGATATTGAAACATCATAGCATTAGAATTGATATTGGCAGGCAAATAAATGAGAATGGAAGTTATATTTTCTCCAATTATCTTTTATATCCCAGAGGTTATTTTAGCCAGGTTAACCAGAAGTTTTCAAGAATAATCTCAGAATACAGACTACCACTTTGTTATCCCGATTGGAAGGTCGGGCCAGTTCTTTATTTAAAGAGAATAAAAGCTTTATTATTTTATGATTACGGGGAAGGGAAATATAAAGGAAATTCAAGATACTATAACTCCACAGGAGTTGAATTAACCGGAGATATGCATTTATTTAATTTTGTAGCGCCAATCGAATTAGGTGCCAGAGGAATTTACTTCCCGGATGATCAGAGTGTCAGTGTCGAATTTTTATTTAATATAAATTTTTCAGCTCTTTAG
- a CDS encoding DoxX family protein produces the protein MDLIQKAYSWKEVHRDSMIVAGLRVLLGIYLMVKGVLFISDTTALQNIISTSSMEFGAVVIAHYVALMHLTGGVLIAMGTITRVAVLFQLPILIGAIIFNARNYVITIHSELLISILVLLLLVFFLFYGSGVYSADYLLRKYDNQ, from the coding sequence ATGGATTTAATACAAAAAGCTTACTCCTGGAAAGAAGTACATCGCGATTCGATGATAGTGGCGGGATTGAGAGTGCTTTTAGGTATATACCTGATGGTAAAGGGAGTTTTATTTATCTCAGACACAACTGCTTTACAGAACATTATCTCTACCAGTAGTATGGAGTTCGGAGCTGTGGTTATTGCTCATTATGTAGCGTTAATGCACCTTACGGGCGGAGTGCTGATTGCCATGGGGACTATTACCAGAGTAGCTGTGCTATTTCAGTTGCCTATATTGATCGGAGCTATAATATTTAATGCAAGAAATTATGTAATTACAATACATTCGGAATTGTTGATTTCAATACTTGTCTTGTTGTTACTCGTATTCTTTCTGTTTTACGGATCTGGTGTTTATTCTGCAGATTATTTGCTGAGAAAATATGATAATCAATAA
- a CDS encoding NFACT RNA binding domain-containing protein codes for MIDCFSQQKEELIVVFQKEEKEFFIQAYFQNTFSCLYFPDDFRRARQNSVTLFQEIIGLKVTEVKTALNERCIICSLGADKSLVFKLFGNRSNVVLFELDKVVKIFKNNLKLDLDLSLQHLNRTLDLSHARFNELNGNLNVFLPTLGKEAASWLDKRGYEGMPLENKWRKLISLLSHLENPQFYIVKDEKGKPVISLLPEDNYHEKYDNPLRAVNSFYRQYIKDLHIHTIKEELYRDMERRLKHSKAVVVDSQKRLKVIEESIPMDQSADVIMANLHTIQQGTEKIVLFDFYRNEEREFKLNSKLSPQKNAEVLYKKSKSRFKEIEVLENLILQRLDLIEQLEVDKETVSKIDDPKELKNYQNKYFKTKETERILQEGPYKTYDYLGYKILVGKSAKANEELTFKTGKKDDLWLHAKDVAGSHVIIQQRPGQNYPTPVIERAASLAAFYSKRKTDSLCPVMYTQKKFVRKIKGAAPGMVKVEKETVIMVVPSGMD; via the coding sequence GTGATAGATTGTTTTAGTCAGCAAAAAGAAGAGCTAATTGTTGTGTTTCAGAAAGAGGAAAAAGAGTTTTTTATTCAGGCTTATTTTCAAAATACTTTTTCATGTTTATATTTTCCCGATGATTTCAGAAGGGCAAGGCAGAATTCAGTCACCCTTTTTCAGGAAATAATTGGGCTGAAAGTAACTGAAGTTAAAACCGCATTGAATGAAAGATGTATTATATGTTCTTTGGGGGCAGATAAATCACTTGTATTTAAGCTGTTTGGTAATCGGTCAAATGTAGTTCTGTTTGAACTTGATAAGGTTGTTAAAATTTTTAAGAATAACCTTAAACTGGATTTAGATTTGTCTCTGCAGCATCTAAACAGAACATTGGATCTTTCTCATGCAAGATTTAATGAATTAAACGGAAATCTTAATGTTTTCCTGCCAACCTTGGGAAAGGAAGCCGCTTCTTGGTTGGATAAAAGAGGGTATGAAGGAATGCCTCTTGAAAATAAATGGAGGAAACTAATTTCCTTGCTTTCCCATTTAGAAAACCCGCAGTTTTATATTGTTAAGGATGAAAAAGGGAAGCCTGTAATCAGCCTGTTGCCGGAGGATAATTATCATGAGAAATATGATAATCCGTTAAGGGCAGTAAACTCTTTTTATCGTCAGTACATAAAGGACCTTCATATCCATACAATCAAAGAGGAATTATACAGGGATATGGAAAGAAGGTTGAAGCATTCCAAAGCTGTAGTGGTTGATTCCCAGAAAAGACTCAAGGTGATTGAGGAAAGTATACCAATGGATCAGTCTGCCGATGTTATTATGGCTAATTTGCATACAATTCAGCAGGGCACTGAAAAAATTGTCTTATTTGACTTTTACAGAAATGAAGAGAGAGAATTTAAACTTAATTCAAAACTGTCTCCCCAGAAAAATGCAGAGGTTTTATATAAAAAATCTAAATCAAGGTTTAAGGAAATAGAAGTGCTTGAAAATCTAATTTTGCAAAGATTAGATTTGATTGAACAACTGGAAGTTGACAAAGAAACTGTAAGTAAAATTGACGATCCGAAAGAGTTAAAAAATTACCAGAATAAATATTTTAAAACAAAAGAAACAGAACGGATACTTCAGGAGGGGCCTTATAAAACCTATGATTATTTGGGATACAAAATTCTTGTAGGAAAATCAGCTAAGGCCAATGAAGAACTGACATTTAAAACCGGTAAAAAGGATGATCTTTGGTTGCATGCAAAAGATGTAGCAGGTTCACACGTTATTATTCAGCAAAGACCGGGACAGAATTACCCTACGCCTGTAATTGAGCGCGCCGCATCTCTTGCCGCTTTTTATTCAAAGAGAAAAACGGATTCTCTTTGTCCGGTTATGTATACACAGAAAAAATTTGTGAGGAAAATCAAAGGCGCAGCCCCAGGTATGGTAAAAGTTGAAAAGGAGACGGTGATTATGGTTGTTCCTTCCGGTATGGATTAG
- a CDS encoding MGH1-like glycoside hydrolase domain-containing protein has translation MTNFEKERVNITRSNRGWKKWGPYLSERQWGTVREDYSPFGSAWEYFSFDQSRHRAYRWGEDGISGICDYKQLLCFSVAMWNEKDPFIKDKLFGLTGNQGNHGEDVKEVYYYLDSTPTHSYMKFLYKYPQSEFPYSNLILENKVRGKLDPEYELMDTGVFDEDRYFDVYTEYAKADMDDMCIRITVHNRGPETSTIHLIPTIWFRNFWSFLEDPYRPSISADKNKSLLVEHKDWGLYNLYYEGKPDLLFCDNETNHELVYGHAPTEGYWKDGINFHVVNGKPTVNPDLKGTKAALRYALTIEPGQSQEIRLRLSDQPTQDAFEDFEFIFKSRIKEADVFYDELAEGITDPDLKKIQRQAFAGTLISKQFYYFDVSLWLKGDPGSTPPPERLHGRNKDWMHLNNMEIISMPDKWEYPWYAAWDLAFHCITIAMVDPDFAKRQLILLLREWYMHPNGQIPAYEWSFNDVNPPVHAWACWRVYEIERDFFGKGDINYLERVFHKLMLNFTWWVNRKDSEGHNIFEGGFLGLDNIGVFDRSSPLPTGGKIEQADATSWMAMYSLNMLRISLELSKNNSSYEDTASKFLEHFLYITGAIVNLNGSKYSLWDEGDEFFYDVLNLHNGQFIPMKIRSMVGLIPIFAVETLEPEIIEKFPHFNRRLEWFLNYRPELAKLVSRREIEHEGIRRRFSLIRQNKLKAILKRMLDPNEFLSDYGIRALSKFHKDNPYEFPTKDHVYSVTYNPGESESGMFGGNSNWRGPIWFPVNYLIIESLMKFYNYYGDEVQVECPTGSGVMMNLKEVAEEISRRLVKIFEKDENGNRPVYGADEKFSKDPHFKDHILFYEYFHGDNGRGIGASHQTGWTGLVAALLNTRFKEKKTAKSSAKTASAKK, from the coding sequence ATGACAAATTTTGAAAAAGAGAGAGTAAATATTACAAGAAGTAACCGCGGTTGGAAAAAATGGGGACCTTATTTATCCGAAAGACAATGGGGAACAGTAAGAGAAGATTATAGCCCTTTTGGTTCAGCGTGGGAGTATTTTTCATTTGATCAGTCACGTCACAGAGCATACAGATGGGGAGAGGACGGGATATCCGGAATTTGTGATTATAAACAGCTTCTCTGTTTTTCAGTCGCAATGTGGAACGAAAAAGACCCGTTCATCAAGGATAAACTTTTCGGCCTTACTGGAAATCAGGGAAATCATGGAGAGGATGTGAAAGAGGTTTATTATTACCTCGATAGCACGCCTACCCATTCTTACATGAAATTTTTATACAAATACCCTCAGTCCGAATTCCCATATTCCAATTTAATACTTGAAAATAAAGTCAGAGGTAAACTGGATCCTGAATATGAATTGATGGATACCGGTGTTTTTGATGAAGATAGATATTTTGATGTTTATACCGAGTACGCTAAGGCTGATATGGATGATATGTGCATTCGTATTACAGTTCATAATAGAGGCCCGGAAACATCTACAATCCATTTGATTCCCACCATCTGGTTTAGAAATTTCTGGTCATTTTTGGAAGATCCTTACAGACCTTCAATTTCTGCAGATAAAAATAAGTCACTATTAGTTGAGCATAAAGACTGGGGATTGTACAATCTTTATTACGAAGGTAAACCTGATTTACTGTTTTGTGATAATGAAACCAATCATGAGTTGGTATATGGCCATGCTCCGACTGAAGGATATTGGAAAGATGGTATAAATTTCCATGTGGTAAATGGAAAACCTACTGTAAATCCTGATCTGAAAGGTACAAAGGCAGCATTGCGATATGCTTTGACAATAGAACCCGGACAATCCCAAGAAATCCGTTTAAGACTTAGTGATCAACCTACTCAGGATGCGTTTGAAGATTTTGAATTTATATTCAAATCAAGAATCAAAGAAGCTGATGTATTTTATGATGAACTTGCCGAAGGCATCACTGATCCTGATTTAAAAAAAATCCAGCGTCAAGCTTTTGCAGGAACACTTATTTCTAAACAGTTTTATTATTTCGATGTGTCATTGTGGTTGAAGGGGGATCCAGGATCTACTCCGCCACCGGAAAGACTCCATGGCAGGAATAAAGACTGGATGCACCTGAACAACATGGAAATTATTTCCATGCCTGACAAATGGGAATATCCCTGGTATGCAGCCTGGGATCTTGCATTCCATTGCATAACAATTGCAATGGTAGATCCGGACTTTGCGAAACGTCAGCTGATTCTATTGTTAAGAGAATGGTATATGCATCCGAACGGACAAATACCTGCTTATGAATGGAGTTTCAATGATGTTAATCCTCCCGTGCACGCATGGGCTTGCTGGAGAGTCTATGAAATAGAAAGGGATTTCTTCGGAAAAGGTGATATTAATTATCTTGAAAGAGTATTCCATAAGCTTATGCTCAACTTCACCTGGTGGGTAAACCGCAAAGACAGTGAGGGGCATAATATCTTTGAAGGGGGGTTCCTTGGCTTGGATAATATTGGTGTGTTTGACAGAAGTAGCCCATTGCCGACAGGAGGCAAGATAGAGCAAGCAGATGCGACCAGCTGGATGGCCATGTACTCTCTTAATATGCTTAGAATTTCACTTGAGCTTAGTAAGAATAATTCTTCTTATGAAGATACAGCTTCGAAGTTCCTTGAGCATTTCCTATACATTACAGGTGCAATTGTAAATCTTAATGGATCTAAGTACAGCCTTTGGGATGAAGGAGATGAATTTTTCTATGATGTGCTAAATCTTCATAACGGACAGTTCATACCAATGAAGATAAGATCAATGGTTGGCTTGATTCCGATATTTGCGGTTGAAACACTGGAACCTGAAATAATTGAAAAGTTCCCCCATTTCAACAGAAGACTTGAGTGGTTCCTTAATTACAGACCTGAACTGGCTAAACTGGTTTCAAGAAGAGAAATAGAGCATGAAGGCATAAGAAGAAGATTTTCTCTTATAAGACAAAATAAACTGAAAGCAATTCTGAAGAGAATGCTTGATCCAAATGAATTCCTCAGTGATTATGGTATCAGAGCACTATCAAAATTCCATAAAGATAATCCATATGAATTTCCGACTAAAGACCATGTTTATAGCGTTACTTATAACCCTGGTGAATCGGAGAGTGGAATGTTTGGGGGGAATTCAAACTGGAGAGGTCCGATTTGGTTTCCTGTAAACTATCTTATCATTGAGTCGCTGATGAAATTTTACAATTACTATGGCGATGAAGTGCAGGTTGAATGTCCTACAGGTTCGGGAGTAATGATGAATCTGAAAGAAGTTGCGGAAGAGATAAGCCGTCGTCTTGTAAAAATATTTGAGAAGGACGAGAACGGGAATCGTCCCGTCTATGGTGCGGATGAGAAATTCAGTAAAGATCCGCATTTCAAAGATCACATCCTGTTTTATGAATATTTCCATGGAGATAATGGAAGAGGAATCGGAGCTTCTCATCAGACTGGATGGACAGGATTGGTTGCAGCATTATTGAATACCAGATTTAAAGAGAAAAAAACTGCAAAGAGCAGTGCGAAAACCGCATCCGCAAAAAAATAA